One window of Medicago truncatula cultivar Jemalong A17 chromosome 2, MtrunA17r5.0-ANR, whole genome shotgun sequence genomic DNA carries:
- the LOC11417525 gene encoding pentatricopeptide repeat-containing protein At1g06140, mitochondrial produces MAKPHELKPLYATLLNKCFSSKNINSLKIIHARTIRLGISHDDFIRTKLVSCYASCSKLHQANILFSFTNRKPTFLYNSLIRAYLSLNLFKETLSLFREMRLSYKPFDCHTLPLVLKSCAGLSALRLGKQVHGAVLVNGFALDLKNSNALINMYAKCGELEFARKVFDGMCERNEVTWSTMMADFGMHGRFEEVFEMFNRMVEVGERMDSVSFTVVLTACSHGGFVEKGREIFEIMKVRFGVKPDVRHYTCMVDMLGRVGLVEEAEKLTLKMDVRPDEALVGALFGACKTHGRVDVAERVAEKFYGTELSVVASSI; encoded by the coding sequence ATGGCCAAACCTCATGAACTCAAACCATTATACGCAACACTTCTCAACAAATGTTTTTCCTCGAAAAACATAAACAGCCTCAAAATAATCCATGCACGCACAATTCGTTTAGGTATTTCACACGATGATTTCATTCGAACCAAACTTGTTTCTTGCTATGCTTCATGTTCCAAATTGCACCAAGCAAATATTCTTTTTTCATTCACAAATCGCAAACCCACTTTCCTCTACAACTCTCTCATTAGAGCCTATTTATCTCTCAACCTATTTAAAGAAACGCTTTCGCTATTTCGCGAAATGAGGTTGTCTTATAAACCCTTTGATTGCCATACTTTGCCGCTTGTGCTAAAATCTTGCGCTGGTTTATCGGCGTTAAGGCTTGGGAAACAAGTTCATGGAGCTGTTTTGGTAAATGGGTTTGCGTTAGATTTGAAAAATTCTAATGCTTTGATAAACATGTATGCTAAATGCGGGGAGTTAGAGTTTGCGCGCAAAGTGTTTGATGGAATGTGTGAAAGGAATGAGGTTACTTGGTCGACGATGATGGCGGATTTTGGAATGCATGGTAGGTTTGAAGAGGTTTTTGAGATGTTTAATAGAATGGTGGAAGTAGGAGAGAGGATGGATAGTGTGAGTTTTACGGTTGTTTTGACTGCGTGTAGTCATGGCGGGTTTGTCGAGAAAGGGAGGGAGATTTTTGAGATTATGAAGGTGAGGTTTGGGGTGAAACCTGATGTGAGGCATTATACATGTATGGTGGATATGTTGGGGAGGGTTGGTTTAGTGGAAGAAGCAGAGAAGTTGACATTGAAAATGGATGTTAGGCCTGATGAAGCTTTGGTGGGTGCTTTGTTTGGAGCTTGTAAAACTCATGGGAGGGTTGATGTTGCTGAGAGAGTTGCAGAGAAGTTTTATGGGACAGAGCTGAGTGTTGTTGCATCCTCAATTTGA
- the LOC112419508 gene encoding LOW QUALITY PROTEIN: pentatricopeptide repeat-containing protein At1g05750, chloroplastic-like (The sequence of the model RefSeq protein was modified relative to this genomic sequence to represent the inferred CDS: substituted 1 base at 1 genomic stop codon), whose amino-acid sequence MILTTCIATPTHHPDPPKQPPQIHPPSTFSPPNNPNKNQTLSLKHKPNSNQTVSWTSSISHHCKNNNFLKAASEFIQMLEAEVEPNHITLITLLSACAHSPSKTSITFGAALHTHAFKHGFAMNDVMVGTALIDMYAKCGKLDYARLVFDQMGVRNLVSWNTMIDGYMKNGDVDDALKLFDKLPVKNVVSWTVVIGGFVKKECYEEALECFREMQLAGVVPDFVTVIAIISACANLGALGLGLWVHRLVMKKEFRDNVKVLNSLIDMYARCGCIELARQVFDGMSQRNLVSWNSIIVGFAVNGLADKALSFFRSMKKEGFXPNGVSYTSALTACSHAGLIDEGLKIFADIKRDHRNSPRIEHYGCLVDLYSRAGRLKEAWDVIKKMPMMPNEVVLGSLLAACRTQGDVELAEKVMKYQVELYPGGDSNYVLFSNIYAAVGKWDGASKVRREMKERGLQKNLAFSSIEIDSGIHKFVSGDKYHEENDYIYSALELLSFELHLYGYVPDFSGKESYVDD is encoded by the coding sequence ATGATCCTTACTACGTGCATTGCAACCCCAACACACCACCCTGACCCTCCAAAACAACCTCCACAAATTCACCCTCCCTCTACATTTTCTCCCCCAAACAACCCCAACAAAAACCAAACACTCTCTCTAAAACACAAACCCAACTCAAACCAAACCGTATCATGGACATCCTCAATTTCTCACCACTGCAAAAATAACAATTTCCTCAAAGCAGCTTCCGAATTCATCCAAATGCTCGAAGCCGAAGTCGAACCCAATCACATCACCCTCATCACTCTCCTCTCTGCTTGTGCCCACTCTCCCTCCAAAACCAGCATCACCTTTGGAGCTGCATTACACACACACGCTTTCAAACATGGCTTTGCCATGAATGATGTGATGGTGGGTACTGCATTGATTGACATGTATGCCAAATGTGGGAAATTGGATTATGCTAGATTGGTTTTTGATCAAATGGGTGTTAGAAATTTGGTTTCTTGGAATACTATGATTGATGGGTATATGAAAAATGGTGATGTTGATGATGCACTTAAACTGTTTGATAAATTGCCTGTGAAGAATGTTGTTTCTTGGACTGTGGTTATTGGTGGGTTTGTTAAGAAAGAGTGTTATGAAGaagctcttgagtgttttcgaGAAATGCAGCTGGCTGGTGTTGTGCCAGATTTTGTGACTGTTATTGCGATTATTTCCGCGTGTGCTAATTTGGGTGCACTTGGTCTTGGCTTGTGGGTTCATAGACTTGTGATGAAGAAAGAGTTTAGGGATAATGTTAAAGTTTTGAATTCTTTAATAGATATGTATGCGCGATGTGGGTGTATAGAGCTTGCTCGTCAAGTGTTTGATGGAATGAGTCAGCGAAATTTGGTGTCGTGGAATTCGATCATTGTTGGTTTTGCGGTTAATGGGCTTGCTGACAAGGCTTTGAGTTTCTTTCGTTCAATGAAGAAGGAAGGGTTCTAGCCGAATGGAGTTAGTTACACGAGTGCACTCACAGCGTGCAGTCATGCTGGGTTGATTGACGAAGGACTGAAAATCTTTGCTGACATTAAAAGAGATCATAGAAATTCGCCGAGGATTGAGCATTATGGTTGCTTAGTGGATCTCTATAGTAGAGCAGGGAGGTTGAAGGAGGCTTGggatgtgataaaaaaaatgcctATGATGCCTAATGAAGTGGTGCTCGGGTCATTGCTTGCAGCTTGTAGGACTCAAGGGGATGTTGAATTGGCTGAAAAAGTGATGAAGTATCAAGTTGAATTGTACCCTGGTGGAGATTCAAATTATGTGCTTTTTTCTAACATATATGCTGCTGTTGGAAAATGGGATGGTGCGAGCAAGGTTAGGAGGGAAATGAAAGAACGTGGCTTACAAAAGAATCTAGCTTTTAGTTCCATTGAGATTGATTCTGGCATTCATAAATTTGTGTCCGGTGATAAATATCATGAAGAGAATGATTATATTTACTCAGCCTTGGAGCTTCTGTCTTTTGAGCTGCACTTATATGGCTATGTTCCTGATTTCTCTGGAAAAGAATCTTATGTTGATGATTGA
- the LOC11412920 gene encoding receptor protein kinase TMK1 yields the protein MGVMLIEQISKLICFCSIITICFGATNPNDLKVLNDFRKGMENPELLKWPEKGNNDPCGPPSWPYVFCSDDRVTQIQAKNLGLRGTLPQNFNQLSELYNLGLQRNNLTGMLPSFRGLSKLEFAFLDYNSFEAIPFDFFNGLTSLRVLSLEENQLNVSTNGWLFPLDLEKSVQLTNLSLVHCNLVGSLPDFLGTLPSLTNLRLSNNKFSGPIPATFAQSSIQVLWLNNQEGEGGFTGSIDVIASMVFLTQIWLHGNKFSGTIPYNIGNLTSLKELNVNSNQFVGLIPQSLAEMNLDLLVLNNNMLMGPIPKFKAANFTYDDNLFCQTEPGLECSPEVTALLDFLNNLNYPLFLISDWSGNKPCTSSTGPWFGLSCNSNSVSIINLPKHKLNGSLSPSLAKLNSLLEIRLAGNNITGTVPSDFTKLKSLKLLDLSDNNLESPLPDFHDGVKVITVGNPFLNNQTGGSVSPTISGPSSAKNPSHSPSSLNQLVPSSNHKSFKTVATVAGVAVFAVVAFVVLYLFLCFFKNKKTSLDVPSSIVVHPRDPSDSNNVFKIAVSSNNTRSLSGKTGTSSLSSLSGETQNSYFIESGNHVISVQVLRKVTNNFASENELGRGGFGTVYKGELEDGTNIAVKRMENGAIGSKALDEFQSEIDVLSKVRHRHLVSLLGYSIEGNERLLVYEYMPLGALSQHLFHWKKFEFKPLSWAQRLVIALDVARGMEYLHGLARETFIHRDLKSSNILLGDDFRAKVSDFGLVKLAPNGEKSVVTKLAGTFGYLAPEYAVMGKITTKVDVFSYGVVLMELLTGLTALDESRSEEIRYLAEWFWRIKSNKEKLMAALDPALEPNDETHESITIVAELAGHCTAREAYHRPDMSHAVNVLSALVEKWRPVDDEFDCYSAVEDTRQLPQLLKIWKDAESSEFSYSAASLEDSKGSIAVRPTGFADSFTSADAR from the exons ATGGGAGTTATGTTGATAGAACAAATTTCCAAGTTGATATGTTTTTGTTCAATCATTACAATATGCTTTGGTGCTACAAATCCTAATGATCTAAAagttttgaatgattttagaaaaggGATGGAAAATCCAGAGCTCTTGAAATGGCCAGAAAAAGGTAACAATGATCCTTGTGGTCCTCCATCATGGCCTTATGTGTTTTGTTCTGATGATAGAGTCACTCAGATTCAAGCTAAGAATCTTGGTCTTAGAGGAACATTGCCACAAAACTTTAACCAACTCTCAGAACTCTACAATTTAGGTCTTCAACGAAACAATCTTACCGGAATGTTGCCTAGTTTTCGCGGTTTATCAAAATTGGAATTCGCTTTCTTGGATTACAATTCATTTGAAGCTATCCCTTTTGATTTCTTCAATGGATTAACAAGCCTTAGGGTTTTGTCTTTGGAGGAAAATCAACTCAATGTTAGTACTAATGGATGGTTATTTCCTTTGGATTTGGAAAAATCGGTTCAGTTAACTAATCTTTCTTTGGTTCATTGTAATTTGGTTGGTTCATTGCCTGATTTTCTAGGCACATTGCCATCTCTCACAAATCTAAGGCtttcaaacaacaaattttCGGGTCCGATTCCGGCTACTTTTGCTCAATCTTCAATTCAGGTTCTGTGGTTGAATAACCAAGAAGGAGAAGGTGGTTTTACaggttcaattgatgttattgcTTCAATGGTTTTCTTAACACAGATTTGGCTACATGGAAACAAGTTTTCAGGTACAATTCCATACAATATTGGAAATCTCACTTCTTTGAAGGAACTCAATGTCAATAGCAATCAATTTGTTGGGTTGATTCCACAATCCTTAGCAGAAATGAATCTTGATTTACTTGTTTTGAACAATAATATGCTAATGGGTCCAATACCAAAGTTTAAAGCTGCAAACTTTACTTATGATGATAATCTATTTTGTCAAACTGAGCCAGGACTTGAATGTTCACCAGAAGTTACTGCACTGCTTGATTTTCTGAACAATCTGAATTATCCGTTGTTTCTAATTTCCGATTGGTCAGGTAATAAACCATGCACAAGTAGTACAGGACCATGGTTTGGATTAAGCTGCAATTCAAACTCTGTATCTATAATTAATCTACCAAAACATAAGCTTAATGGTAGTTTAAGTCCTTCACTTGCTAAGTTAAACTCACTTCTTGAAATTAGGCTCGCTGGAAATAATATAACCGGCACAGTTCCTAGTGATTTTACTAAATTGAAATCATTGAAGTTGTTGGATTTAAGTGACAATAATCTTGAATCTCCGTTACCGGATTTTCATGATGGTGTGAAGGTTATTACTGTTGGTAACCCATTTCTTAATAATCAAACTGGAGGGAGTGTTAGTCCTACTATTAGTGGCCCGAGTTCGGCAAAAAACCCTTCACATTCTCCATCTTCACTTAATCAGCTAGTTCCAAGCTCAAATCACAAAAGTTTCAAGACAGTAGCAACAGTGGCTGGAGTTGCAGTGTTTGCAGTTGTAGCTTTTGTGGTTCTTTATCTCTTTTTATGTTTCTTCAAGAACAAGAAAACCTCATTGGACGTGCCGAGTTCGATTGTGGTTCACCCTCGAGATCCGTCTGATTCGAACAATGTATTTAAAATTGCTGTTTCAAGCAATAACACTAGAAGCTTATCAGGAAAAACTGGGACAAGTTCTCTGAGTAGCTTAAGTGGTGAAACTCAAAACTCTTACTTTATTGAGTCTGGTAACCATGTTATATCAGTGCAAGTGCTACGCAAGGTTACAAACAATTTTGCATCGGAAAATGAACTAGGCCGCGGTGGATTTGGAACTGTTTACAAGGGGGAATTAGAAGATGGAACCAATATAGCAGTGAAGAGAATGGAGAATGGAGCTATTGGAAGTAAGGCATTGGATGAGTTTCAATCTGAAATAGATGTTCTTTCTAAGGTTCGTCACCGACATTTGGTATCTCTTTTGGGGTATTCCATTGAAGGAAATGAGAGACTTTTAGTTTATGAGTATATGCCACTTGGGGCTCTAAGTCAGCATCTTTTTCATTGGAAAAAGTTCGAGTTCAAGCCGTTGTCTTGGGCACAAAGACTTGTAATAGCCCTAGATGTTGCTAGAGGAATGGAATATCTTCACGGTCTCGCTCGCGAGACCTTTATCCATAGAGATCTCAAGTCCTCTAATATTCTACTAGGCGATGACTTTCGTGCAAAAGTTTCGGATTTTGGTCTTGTAAAACTTGCCCCGAATGGTGAAAAATCTGTGGTAACCAAACTTGCTGGAACATTTGGTTATCTTGCCCCTGAATATGCAG TGATGGGGAAAATCACCACAAAAGTTGATGTGTTCAGCTATGGCGTGGTTTTAATGGAACTTCTAACCGGACTAACGGCACTTGATGAGAGCCGGTCAGAGGAAATCCGATACTTGGCCGAATGGTTTTGGCGAATTAAATCTAACAAAGAAAAGCTTATGGCTGCCCTTGATCCAGCTTTGGAACCAAACGACGAAACACATGAAAGTATAACTATTGTAGCAGAACTTGCTGGACACTGCACTGCTAGGGAAGCATACCATAGGCCAGATATGAGTCATGCTGTCAATGTACTATCAGCACTAGTGGAGAAATGGCGACCAGTTGATGATGAATTCGATTGCTATTCTGCTGTTGAAGACACTCGACAACTTCCTCAATTGTTGAAAATTTGGAAGGATGCAGAAAGCAGTGAGTTTAGCTATAGTGCTGCTAGTCTTGAAGATAGTAAAGGAAGTATTGCAGTGAGGCCTACTGGATTTGCTGACTCTTTCACTTCTGCTGATGCTAGATGA